A region of Moorena producens PAL-8-15-08-1 DNA encodes the following proteins:
- the ltrA gene encoding group II intron reverse transcriptase/maturase codes for MEKIEPASIDVGIVTEQTTDWHTINWKNAYREVRKLRQRIFKATRQGNWKKVNKLQRLMLRSKANIQVSVRKASQDNKGKRTAGVDKVKALKPKEKGEMVDTLSKNRKQWSPKPTKRIYIPKSNGKKRPLGIPSIADRCLQAIVKNALEPTWEAQFEATSYGFRQGRSTHDARQRIFLNINGENNKKWWVVEADIKGCFDNIDHQALMETIGNFPARGLIHNWLKAGYVEKNIFHPTETGTPQGGIISPLLANIALHGLEKELGITYRKEKTKKGEDTWRNKSNRTLVRFADDFVILTESKEDAMTAKLITKEWLAKRGLSLSEEKTRITHLTQGFDFLGWNFRKYRTTKKKSGYITLIKPSNKSLKGIKKNLKVELAKLKGVSVQELIGKLQPIIRGWTNYHSGTVAKDTFCKLENYISWKLVRWCKRRYPKKGWEWIRNKHYGSFCPGREDNRVFGSKELYLERASWTKIIRHTVVTHDYSPDNPELQEYWDKRKKRQDKKAAEARLTKGRNKIAVRQNYICPYCGQRLGNYDKVHLHHIVPIEHGGQDKYNNLVYVHEDCHRTIHALGATNPEIQGKLYDGIKKTPPKNRKQKPKGTKPIIKEKSCTR; via the coding sequence ATGGAAAAGATAGAACCGGCGTCAATAGACGTGGGTATCGTAACTGAACAAACCACCGATTGGCATACCATTAATTGGAAAAATGCCTACAGAGAGGTTAGGAAACTAAGACAAAGAATTTTCAAGGCAACACGTCAAGGAAACTGGAAAAAGGTCAATAAACTCCAAAGGTTAATGCTAAGGAGTAAGGCAAACATCCAGGTATCAGTTCGCAAAGCATCCCAAGATAACAAAGGTAAAAGGACGGCAGGAGTAGATAAAGTCAAAGCATTAAAACCCAAAGAAAAGGGAGAAATGGTTGACACATTATCAAAAAACAGGAAACAATGGAGCCCAAAGCCAACTAAACGCATCTACATACCAAAAAGCAATGGAAAGAAAAGACCATTAGGGATACCAAGTATCGCCGACAGATGCCTTCAAGCCATTGTTAAAAACGCTTTGGAACCAACCTGGGAAGCCCAGTTTGAAGCCACATCATACGGTTTCAGACAGGGAAGAAGCACTCATGATGCCCGACAAAGAATATTCCTCAATATCAATGGAGAAAACAATAAGAAATGGTGGGTAGTAGAAGCGGATATAAAAGGATGCTTCGATAATATTGACCACCAAGCATTAATGGAAACCATTGGTAATTTCCCAGCCAGAGGACTAATCCATAACTGGCTAAAAGCAGGATATGTGGAAAAAAACATATTCCACCCCACGGAAACGGGCACACCACAAGGAGGTATCATCAGCCCACTCCTCGCTAACATAGCATTACACGGATTAGAAAAAGAACTGGGAATAACCTACAGGAAAGAAAAAACAAAAAAGGGAGAGGACACCTGGAGAAATAAATCGAATAGGACATTAGTACGATTTGCGGATGACTTTGTAATCTTAACAGAAAGCAAAGAAGACGCCATGACAGCTAAGTTAATCACTAAAGAATGGCTGGCTAAAAGAGGACTAAGTCTATCCGAAGAAAAAACCAGGATAACTCACTTGACCCAAGGTTTTGATTTTTTGGGATGGAACTTTCGTAAATACAGAACCACCAAAAAGAAATCGGGATACATCACCCTCATTAAACCGTCAAACAAAAGCTTAAAGGGAATCAAGAAAAATCTAAAAGTAGAATTGGCCAAGCTGAAAGGGGTCTCAGTCCAAGAACTAATTGGTAAATTACAACCAATAATAAGGGGTTGGACAAACTATCACAGCGGAACAGTGGCAAAGGACACCTTTTGTAAATTAGAAAATTACATCTCTTGGAAGCTAGTTAGATGGTGCAAAAGAAGGTACCCGAAAAAAGGATGGGAATGGATTAGAAATAAACACTACGGGAGTTTCTGCCCTGGTAGGGAGGATAACCGAGTCTTCGGAAGCAAAGAACTATACCTGGAAAGAGCCTCATGGACAAAAATAATCAGACACACAGTAGTAACCCACGATTATTCGCCAGACAATCCGGAACTCCAAGAATACTGGGATAAAAGGAAAAAAAGGCAGGATAAGAAAGCTGCGGAGGCCAGACTAACAAAGGGCAGAAACAAGATAGCCGTGAGGCAAAACTACATCTGTCCTTACTGTGGCCAAAGACTAGGAAACTACGACAAAGTACACTTACACCACATTGTTCCAATTGAACATGGGGGACAAGATAAGTACAACAATTTGGTATACGTTCATGAGGATTGCCACCGAACTATCCACGCCTTGGGGGCAACCAATCCAGAAATACAGGGAAAACTGTACGATGGAATCAAAAAAACCCCTCCTAAAAATCGGAAACAAAAGCCAAAAGGTACAAAACCGATAATAAAGGAAAAGAGTTGCACAAGATAA
- a CDS encoding HNH endonuclease — MAYIPISLKNEIDRQDRRYCCYCQTSEANSGIPLTYDQILPQSKGGKSIFSNVCLACYTCNQFKSDTTVALDPLTNQTVHLFNPRTQNWDEHFSWNVDFTKIQGLTPVGRVTVITLKMNNPLVVEARFRWTINGWHPPSFLGER, encoded by the coding sequence ATGGCCTATATTCCAATATCTTTGAAGAATGAGATTGATCGCCAAGATCGCCGTTATTGTTGTTATTGTCAAACCAGTGAGGCAAATAGTGGTATTCCTTTAACTTACGATCAGATTTTACCACAATCTAAAGGGGGAAAGAGCATATTTTCCAATGTTTGCCTCGCCTGCTATACCTGCAACCAATTTAAATCGGATACAACTGTTGCCCTCGACCCTTTAACCAATCAAACTGTTCACTTATTTAATCCCCGCACTCAGAATTGGGATGAACATTTCTCATGGAATGTGGATTTCACAAAAATTCAAGGACTAACCCCTGTGGGACGAGTAACAGTCATTACGCTCAAAATGAATAATCCCCTTGTTGTAGAAGCACGGTTTCGATGGACAATTAATGGTTGGCATCCCCCATCTTTTCTAGGGGAAAGATGA
- a CDS encoding RNA-guided endonuclease InsQ/TnpB family protein, giving the protein MYKTIPIKANFSNEEKVFWEFQCQQANSLFNCAVYYAKQKHYKWLEEQKAYTTYWRGDELRAGWKTYKCTTKYPEIDKALKMSPHYKAMAAQSAQQTLKTVGEAYSSYNKLVGLYYQGKVDRPRFPRYRKSGGFAAVTFPRASLIYKEGLFHPSVSKESKPELLVQIALSPPDFIDPDWVKEVTVRPYYGQLWIDWVIDDRKQPVTDNPNLDYSNAIGIDHGGDNWLTCVSTLGKSFIIDGRKLKSMNQGYCRLVAKYKSGKSEKYWDSHLDKIQLKRNNQMRDAINKAARFLVNRCLNDGIGNLVFGWNEGQKSLSNMGKKGNQQFVPIPTKRLIERLKQQCREYGINLIVTEESYTSKASFLDGDSLPKHGAKPSGWIPSGKRVRRGLYRTASGKLINADLNGAANILRKVTTQPIDLAKVGSGILTVPHRYNLFTNWVGRRGYPLVAP; this is encoded by the coding sequence ATGTACAAGACGATCCCAATAAAAGCTAACTTTTCAAACGAAGAGAAAGTGTTCTGGGAGTTTCAGTGCCAGCAAGCTAACAGCCTGTTTAATTGCGCTGTTTACTATGCAAAACAAAAACACTACAAGTGGCTTGAGGAACAAAAAGCTTATACTACCTACTGGCGTGGAGATGAGCTAAGGGCAGGGTGGAAAACCTACAAATGTACGACTAAATACCCTGAAATAGACAAAGCTCTAAAAATGTCGCCCCACTATAAGGCGATGGCGGCTCAATCTGCACAGCAAACTTTAAAAACTGTAGGGGAAGCGTACTCTAGCTATAACAAACTAGTGGGTTTGTACTACCAAGGAAAAGTAGATAGACCTAGGTTCCCTCGCTATAGAAAGTCTGGAGGTTTTGCTGCGGTGACTTTCCCACGGGCTTCCCTCATATACAAAGAAGGTTTGTTTCACCCCTCCGTTAGCAAGGAAAGCAAGCCTGAATTATTAGTTCAAATAGCATTATCTCCTCCAGATTTCATTGATCCTGATTGGGTGAAAGAGGTTACCGTTCGTCCTTACTACGGACAGCTATGGATAGATTGGGTTATTGATGATAGAAAGCAACCAGTAACTGATAATCCAAATCTTGATTACTCTAACGCGATTGGAATAGACCATGGTGGCGATAACTGGCTAACCTGCGTTTCGACCTTAGGAAAGAGCTTTATTATTGACGGTCGAAAGCTTAAGTCAATGAACCAAGGTTACTGTCGCCTTGTGGCTAAGTATAAGTCAGGAAAGTCGGAAAAGTACTGGGACTCCCATCTGGATAAAATTCAGTTGAAGCGGAATAATCAGATGCGGGACGCCATAAATAAAGCGGCTAGATTCCTCGTTAATCGTTGCCTAAATGATGGAATAGGTAATTTGGTTTTTGGTTGGAACGAAGGACAGAAAAGCCTTTCTAACATGGGAAAGAAAGGAAACCAACAGTTTGTCCCCATTCCTACTAAGCGACTAATTGAAAGGTTAAAGCAGCAATGTCGTGAATATGGAATAAATCTGATTGTCACTGAAGAATCCTATACAAGCAAAGCGTCTTTCTTGGACGGTGATTCATTACCAAAACATGGTGCAAAACCCAGCGGATGGATCCCTTCAGGAAAAAGAGTTAGGCGTGGGTTGTACAGGACTGCCTCCGGAAAGTTAATTAACGCCGATTTGAACGGCGCTGCTAACATACTCCGTAAAGTAACCACACAGCCAATCGACCTGGCCAAGGTGGGTAGCGGGATTTTGACAGTTCCACATCGATATAATTTGTTCACTAATTGGGTAGGTCGGAGGGGTTACCCCCTCGTCGCCCCCTAA